The following are from one region of the Desmospora profundinema genome:
- a CDS encoding DUF1802 family protein: MKKTIQTLPPIALKEWAAVVEALGEGKQILLMRKGGIHEETRQFQVENDTFPLFPNAFHQKTALIKPAFHTYVNEELAGGSSEQESVSIRYVARLVEDIEVFDEATLARLAPFHIWTDNFAVERLKWKKKHPLHVLLLRIFRLSESIAIPMRAEYLGCKSWIRLPDNLPQRKWEPVLSDAAFDDQRKRIKEALKG, encoded by the coding sequence AGTGGGCGGCGGTGGTTGAGGCTCTGGGAGAAGGAAAGCAGATCCTCTTGATGCGCAAAGGAGGGATCCATGAGGAAACCCGCCAGTTCCAGGTGGAAAACGATACCTTTCCCCTCTTTCCGAACGCCTTTCACCAGAAGACAGCGTTGATCAAACCGGCGTTTCACACCTATGTAAACGAGGAGTTGGCCGGCGGATCGTCGGAGCAGGAATCGGTCTCCATCCGTTATGTCGCCCGGTTGGTGGAAGATATCGAGGTGTTTGATGAAGCGACACTGGCCCGCCTCGCTCCTTTCCACATCTGGACGGACAATTTTGCTGTCGAGCGGTTGAAGTGGAAGAAAAAGCATCCCCTGCACGTCCTGCTCCTTCGTATTTTCCGGCTGTCCGAATCCATCGCGATCCCCATGCGTGCCGAGTATCTGGGCTGCAAGTCGTGGATCCGCCTTCCCGATAACCTCCCGCAGCGGAAGTGGGAGCCGGTGTTGTCTGATGCAGCCTTTGACGATCAACGGAAACGGATCAAAGAAGCGCTGAAGGGATGA